In Xenorhabdus nematophila ATCC 19061, one DNA window encodes the following:
- the phoR gene encoding phosphate regulon sensor histidine kinase PhoR, which yields MLERLSWKKLVLGLVFFCLPAVILSLFIGHLAWLLVIALLSALGWHGYNLLKLSDWLWLDRSSLPPAGRGGWEPIFYGIHLMQQRNRKRRRELALLIRRFRSGAESLPDAIVMITTEGNIFWCNRLAQHLLGFRWPEDNGQHIFNLLRYPDFSRYITANDFSRPLSIELNNGNRVEFRLMPYSEKQLLMVAHDITQKRLLENTRRDFFANVSHELRTPLTVLQGYLEMMQEQELDSQGNQKAVSTMQEQIRRMDNLVKQLLHLSKIETGPQIDMNEIVDVPTMLKLLRQEALSPGNNQYDIVFNIDEKLKVFGNEDQLRSAMSNLVYNAINHTSPGTRIEVSWLNVSQGALFKVEDNGGGISAEHLPRLTERFYRVDRARSRQTGGNGLGLAIVKHALHHYNTHLDISSELGKGATFSFLLAPRLIVSFKESLFKK from the coding sequence GTGCTTGAGCGTTTATCTTGGAAAAAATTGGTATTGGGCCTTGTGTTTTTTTGTTTGCCCGCCGTTATTTTGTCTCTTTTTATCGGTCATTTGGCATGGTTACTTGTTATTGCATTACTCTCCGCGCTGGGATGGCATGGTTACAATTTGCTGAAACTATCCGATTGGTTATGGTTGGATCGTAGTTCATTACCTCCTGCCGGACGAGGGGGATGGGAGCCTATATTTTATGGTATCCATCTGATGCAGCAGCGTAATCGTAAACGACGCCGTGAACTTGCGTTATTGATCAGACGATTCCGTAGTGGTGCAGAGTCACTGCCGGATGCCATTGTGATGATAACTACGGAAGGCAATATTTTCTGGTGTAACCGTTTGGCTCAGCATTTACTCGGATTTCGCTGGCCGGAGGATAATGGCCAGCATATCTTCAACTTACTGCGTTATCCCGATTTTAGTCGCTATATCACCGCAAATGATTTTTCCCGTCCTTTATCCATTGAGCTGAATAACGGAAATAGGGTTGAGTTCCGGCTGATGCCTTATTCAGAAAAACAGTTATTAATGGTCGCACATGATATTACCCAAAAAAGATTGTTGGAAAACACCCGACGAGATTTCTTCGCCAATGTTAGTCATGAGCTGAGGACACCACTCACGGTACTACAAGGCTATTTGGAGATGATGCAGGAGCAGGAACTCGATAGTCAGGGCAATCAGAAAGCTGTCAGTACCATGCAGGAGCAGATACGGAGAATGGATAATCTGGTTAAACAACTGCTGCATCTTTCCAAAATTGAAACAGGCCCACAAATTGATATGAACGAAATTGTTGATGTTCCCACGATGTTGAAGCTATTGCGGCAGGAAGCATTGTCCCCGGGAAATAATCAGTACGATATTGTGTTTAATATTGATGAAAAACTGAAAGTTTTTGGCAATGAAGATCAACTGCGCAGTGCTATGTCTAACCTTGTTTATAATGCCATTAACCATACTTCTCCGGGAACGCGAATTGAAGTAAGTTGGCTAAATGTTTCTCAGGGAGCGCTGTTTAAGGTGGAAGATAACGGAGGCGGGATTAGTGCTGAACATTTGCCACGTTTAACAGAACGTTTTTACCGTGTAGATCGTGCACGTTCGCGACAAACGGGGGGGAATGGGCTGGGGCTTGCGATAGTGAAACATGCACTGCATCACTACAATACTCATCTCGATATTTCGAGCGAATTAGGAAAAGGCGCTACATTTAGCTTTCTATTGGCCCCTCGACTGATTGTTTCTTTCAAAGAAAGTTTATTTAAAAAATAA